A single window of Gossypium arboreum isolate Shixiya-1 chromosome 13, ASM2569848v2, whole genome shotgun sequence DNA harbors:
- the LOC108463945 gene encoding transmembrane 9 superfamily member 11 has protein sequence MASFGIWVLTIFLVFQSGYGFYLPGSYPHKYKVGDPLSVKVNSLTSIDTEMPFSYYSLPFCKPAEGVKDSAENLGELLMGDRIENSPYRFKMYTNETLIFLCQSGKLSADGFKLLKERIDEMYQVNLILDNLPAIRYTVKEGFVSRWTGYPIGVKFQDMYYVFNHLKFKVLVHKYEETNVARVMGTGDAVDVFPSGGKGGSDVPGYMVVGFEVIPCSVMHNGNLVKDLKKYDKYPSEIKCDTTTVTVPIKEGEPIVFTYEVAFEESDIKWPSRWDAYLKMEGSKVHWFSILNSLMVITFLAGIVLVIFLRTVRRDLTRYEELDKEAQAQMNEELSGWKLVVGDVFRAPSHPALLCIMVGDGVQILGMGVVTILFAALGFMSPASRGTLITGMLFFYMILGIAAGYVAVRLWRTIGCGDHKGWASVAWKAACFFPGIAFLILTILNFLLWGSHSTGAIPFSLFVILLLLWFCISVPLTLVGGYFGAKAPHIEYPVRTNQIPREIPAQKYPSWLLVLGAGTLPFGTLFIELFFIMSSIWMGRVYYVFGFLLIVMVLLVVVCAEVSLVLTYMHLCVEDWKWWWKSFFASGSVAIYIFLYSVNYLIFDLKSLSGPVSATLYLGYSLFMVLAIMLATGTIGFLSSFWFVHYLFSSVKLD, from the coding sequence ATGGCGAGTTTTGGGATCTGGGTATTAacgattttcttggtttttcaaTCTGGGTATGGGTTTTATTTGCCTGGTAGTTACCCTCACAAATATAAAGTTGGGGATCCTTTATCTGTTAAAGTGAATTCCTTAACTTCAATTGATACTGAAATGCCCTTTAGCTATTATAGTTTACCCTTTTGTAAACCTGCTGAGGGTGTTAAAGATAGTGCTGAGAATCTGGGTGAGCTTCTTATGGGAGATCGTATTGAGAACTCGCCATATAGGTTCAAGATGTATACTAATGAAACCTTGATCTTTTTGTGTCAATCGGGTAAGTTATCGGCTGATGGGTTTAAGTTGTTGAAGGAGAGGATTGATGAGATGTATCAGGTTAATTTGATTCTCGATAATTTGCCGGCGATTAGGTATACGGTGAAAGAGGGCTTTGTGTCGAGGTGGACCGGGTATCCGATTGGGGTTAAGTTTCAAGATATGTATTATGTGTTTAATCATTTGAAATTTAAGGTTCTTGTTCATAAGTACGAGGAAACAAATGTGGCGCGTGTGATGGGGACAGGGGATGCCGTTGATGTTTTCCCCAGTGGTGGTAAAGGTGGATCCGATGTGCCGGGGTATATGGTTGTTGGATTCGAGGTAATTCCTTGTAGTGTTATGCATAATGGTAACTTGGTTAAGGATTTGAAAAAGTATGATAAATACCCATCTGAGATTAAATGCGATACAACTACCGTCACGGTGCCTATCAAGGAAGGTGAGCCAATTGTGTTCACGTATGAAGTTGCCTTTGAGGAGAGTGATATCAAGTGGCCATCTCGTTGGGATGCTTATTTGAAGATGGAAGGATCGAAAGTTCATTGGTTTTCGATCTTGAATTCCCTTATGGTGATCACTTTCCTTGCTGGTATAGTTCTTGTGATCTTTTTAAGGACTGTTAGGCGGGATCTGACTCGGTATGAGGAGCTTGACAAGGAGGCTCAAGCGCAGATGAACGAGGAGTTGTCGGGGTGGAAGTTAGTTGTCGGGGATGTTTTCCGTGCCCCGTCCCATCCTGCTCTTTTGTGTATTATGGTCGGTGATGGAGTTCAGATCCTTGGTATGGGAGTTGTAACTATATTGTTTGCTGCTCTTGGATTCATGTCTCCGGCATCCCGTGGGACTCTCATTACAGGTATGCTATTCTTCTACATGATTCTCGGAATTGCAGCTGGCTATGTTGCAGTTCGGCTTTGGAGGACTATCGGCTGTGGTGATCACAAGGGATGGGCTTCGGTTGCATGGAAAGCCGCTTGCTTTTTCCCCGGTATCGCCTTTTTAATTCTCACCATTTTGAATTTCCTGTTGTGGGGAAGTCACAGCACTGGAGCTATCCCATTTTCGCTCTTTGTCATTCTACTCCTATTATGGTTCTGCATCTCTGTTCCACTCACCTTAGTCGGAGGATACTTCGGAGCCAAGGCACCTCACATTGAATACCCTGTCCGAACCAACCAGATCCCTCGAGAAATCCCAGCTCAAAAATACCCATCATGGCTGTTAGTTCTCGGTGCTGGAACTCTACCTTTCGGTACCCTTTTCATCGAGCTTTTCTTCATCATGTCAAGCATATGGATGGGACGCGTGTACTACGTCTTCGGCTTTCTTCTCATCGTTATGGTCCTCCTTGTTGTGGTTTGTGCCGAAGTATCATTGGTGTTAACTTACATGCATCTCTGCGTAGAAGACTGGAAATGGTGGTGGAAATCCTTCTTCGCTTCTGGTTCAGTCGCCATCTACATCTTCTTATACTCCGTAAACTACCTCATATTCGATCTCAAGAGTTTGAGTGGACCGGTCTCTGCAACTCTCTACTTGGGGTATTCTCTCTTCATGGTCCTCGCAATCATGTTGGCCACTGGCACGATCGGGTTCCTTTCATCTTTCTGGTTTGTGCATTACTTGTTCTCTTCCGTAAAGCTGGATTGA
- the LOC108463455 gene encoding uncharacterized protein LOC108463455 has product MAAGAADGIFWSLYEGCISGNEIGIERRPYHKNCRCALHDKSRGNCPRSIAKSKNVSYPMRRAWSEGCLMMAVAASSSCHSSPSSLPAWAGKHHLGPYKEDDEIDLLGNGKIVKMNTNLIE; this is encoded by the coding sequence ATGGCCGCTGGAGCTGCCGATGGAATTTTCTGGTCGCTTTACGAAGGGTGCATATCCGGCAACGAAATCGGCATCGAGCGCCGGCCGTACCACAAGAACTGCCGCTGCGCACTCCACGATAAGTCGCGAGGGAACTGTCCTCGCTCAATCGCTAAAAGCAAGAACGTATCGTATCCTATGAGGAGAGCGTGGAGTGAAGGATGCTTGATGATGGCGGTAGCGGCTTCGTCTTCTTGCCATTCGTCACCTTCTTCGTTGCCGGCTTGGGCCGGGAAGCACCACTTGGGACCGTATAAAGAGGATGACGAAATTGATCTGCTGGGAAATGGTAAAATTGTGAAAATGAATAcgaatttaattgaatga
- the LOC108463797 gene encoding probable E3 ubiquitin-protein ligase RZFP34, protein MSFSMEEVEIKHSGAEELSYQQQNESCEAFEEEARGSFSSQSGGICVDKQESNGAEATELLDKGFMEYGCPHYRRRCRIRAPCCGEIFDCRHCHNEAKNNINVDQKLRHDLPRRQISKVICSLCGTEQEAQQVCINCGVCMGKYFCNTCKLFDDDTSKRQYHCDGCGICRIGGQENFFHCHKCGCCYSILLKNSHPCVEGAMHHDCPICFEFLFESRQDVTILPCGHTIHTNCLKEMRDHFQYACPLCSKSVCDMSKVWEKFDEEIAAAPMPEEYHNKIVSILCNDCGTKSLVRFHVLAQKCPNCKSYNTRQTRG, encoded by the exons ATGTCATTTTCAATGGAAGAAGTGGAAATTAAGCATTCTGGAGCTGAAGAGCTTAGCTATCAGCAACAAAATGAAAGCTGCGAAGCATTTGAAGAAGAGGCGAGGGGATCATTCTCATCACAGTCAGGTGGAATTTGTGTGGATAAACAAGAATCAAATGGTGCAGAAGCAACTGAATTGCTGGACAAGGGGTTTATGGAGTATGG TTGCCCACATTATCGAAGAAGGTGCCGGATTAGAGCTCCCTGTTGTGGTGAGATATTTGATTGTCGTCACTGTCATAATGAGGCAAAG AACAATATCAATGTTGACCAGAAGCTCAGACATGATCTCCCACGCCGTCAAATCAGTAAG GTTATTTGTTCGCTATGTGGCACAGAACAAGAG GCTCAACAAGTTTGCATCAACTGTGGTGTTTGTATGGGAAAATATTTCTGCAACACCTGCAAACTTTTTGATGATGAT ACATCGAAGAGACAGTATCATTGTGATGGTTGTGGGATCTGTAG GATTGGAGGGCAGGAGAACTTCTTCCATTGCCACAAGTGTG GTTGCTGCTATTCAATTCTTCTGAAAAATAGCCATCCCTGTGTTGAAGGAGCGATGCACCATGACTGTCCCATATGCTTTGAG TTCTTGTTCGAATCAAGACAGGATGTAACTATTCTGCCATGCGGACATACAATTCACACAAATTGTTTGAAGGAAATGAGGGACCATTTCCA ATATGCCTGCCCTCTGTGCTCCAAATCGGTTTGTGACATGTCAAAGGTCTGGGAAAAATTTGATGAGGAGATCGCAGCTGCGCCAATGCCGGAAGAGTACCATAACAAAATT GTTTCGATCCTTTGCAACGATTGTGGGACAAAATCTCTAGTTCGGTTTCATGTCCTGGCTCAGAAATGTCCGAATTGCAAGTCATACAATACTAGGCAAACACGAGGCTGA